A stretch of the Aegilops tauschii subsp. strangulata cultivar AL8/78 chromosome 4, Aet v6.0, whole genome shotgun sequence genome encodes the following:
- the LOC109772171 gene encoding DUF21 domain-containing protein At2g14520: MSSHEACCGTMFWVYLLSCAGLVMFAGLMSGLTLGLMSLSLVDLEVLAKAGTPQDRRNAARILPVVKNQHLLLCTLLIGNSLAMEALPIFLDSLVPSFGAILISVTLILAFGEIMPQAICTRYGLSMGAKAAPIVRVLLVVFFPVAYPISKLLDWLLGKGHVALMRRAELKTLVDMHGDAAGKGGELTHDETTIIAGALEMTQKSAKDAMTPISETFSLDINAKLDVHTVGMIMTKGHSRIPIYSGRPSNIIGLILVKNLLTCRPEDEVPTRHVTIRKIPRVADDLPLYDILNEFQKGHSHMAVVVKRTKEDGASAEKNNSFTPDYKMTNGHAHADGLGLSPSHVNISGSRRNNNDKYSKKIERKRDNILDFNTDPLPHYSMDEEAVGIITMEDVMEQLLQEDILDETDEYVDVHNKIKINMLPPGKSLSPLISPSGGPLSQGLRKTPMASPLSPYHNGGSILRSPVTNHARSPGTLPTMFSPGRSPASQTPVRGSPTSSWVSRNSYRNP, encoded by the exons ATGTCGAGCCACGAGGCGTGCTGCGGGACCATGTTCTGGGTGTACCTGCTGTCCTGCGCGGGGCTGGTGATGTTCGCGGGGCTCATGTCGGGGCTCACCCTGGGCCTCATGTCGCTCAGCCTCGTGGACCTGGAGGTGCTGGCCAAGGCCGGCACCCCGCAGGACCGGCGCAACGCCGCCAGGATCCTGCCCGTCGTCAAGAACCAGCACCTCCTCCTCTGCACGCTCCTCATCGGCAACTCCCTCGCCATGGAGGCGCTCCCCATCTTCCTCGACTCCCTCGTGCCCTCCTTCGGGGCCATCCTCATCTCCGTCACCCTCATCCTCGCCTTCGGTGAG ATCATGCCGCAGGCCATCTGCACGCGCTACGGGCTGAGCATGGGGGCCAAGGCGGCGCCCATCGTCCGGGTGCTCCTCGTCGTCTTCTTCCCGGTCGCCTACCCCATCAGCAAG CTTTTGGATTGGTTACTGGGAAAGGGTCATGTTGCACTTATGAGGAGAGCTGAGCTGAAAACATTAGTTGATATGCACGGCGATGCG GCCGGGAAAGGTGGAGAGCTGACCCATGATGAAACTACTATCATTGCAGGAGCATTAGAGATGACTCAAAAGAGTGCAAAAGATGCCATGACTCCCATATCTGAAACCTTCTCACTTGACATAAATGCCAAGCTGGATGT GCATACGGTGGGTATGATAATGACCAAAGGGCACAGCCGTATTCCTATATACTCTGGAAGACCAAGCAATATCATCGGTCTTATATTG GTAAAAAACTTGCTTACTTGCCGACCTGAGGATGAGGTGCCCACTAGACATGTTACTATCAGAAAAATTCCAAG GGTGGCTGATGATCTTCCTCTCTATGACATTCTAAATGAGTTTCAGAAAGGTCACAGCCACATGGCTGTGGTTGTTAAACGCACTAAAGAAGACGGAGCATCTGCCGAAAAGAATAACAGTTTTACACCAGATTACAAAATGACCAACGGGCATGCTCATGCTGATG GTCTGGGTCTGTCACCCTCGCATGTCAACATTTCCGGAAGTCGTCGAAATAACAATGACAAGTACAGTAAGAAAATTGAAAGAAAACGGGACAACATTCTTGATTTCAACACCGATCCACTTCCTCACTATTCAATGGATGAGGAAGCGGTGGGAATAATTACGATGGAAGATGTCATGGAGCAACTGCTGCAG GAAGATATCTTGGATGAAACAGATGAGTATGTTGATGTGCATAACAA GATCAAAATAAACATGTTACCGCCAGGCAAATCATTGTCGCCTCTTATATCTCCTAGTGGTGGACCTCTGTCTCAAGGACTAAGAAAGACCCCTATGGCTTCTCCATTGTCGCCGTACCATAATGGCGGCTCCATCTTACGTTCCCCTGTTACAAACCATGCTCGATCACCTGGGACTTTACCGACGATGTTTTCTCCTGGAAGGTCACCGGCATCTCAAACTCCCGTGCGCGGTTCGCCGACTTCAAGTTGG GTCTCGAGGAATTCGTACCGAAATCCATAG